A genomic region of Streptosporangium lutulentum contains the following coding sequences:
- the ltrA gene encoding group II intron reverse transcriptase/maturase has protein sequence MPKDALPNGSASVLAPVGSWSRVSEMQAKLHRWAAADPGRRFDDLFNFVHDPVTLLVAFDRVADNRGARTPGVDGLTVTDVEERIGVPGFLDDLRTSLKDGSFRPLPVRERKIPKPGGSGKVRALGIPTVSDRVVQAALKLVLEPIFEAGFEPVSYGFRPNRRAQDAIAEIHHFGTRGYRWVLDADIEACFDRIDHTALMDRVRSRVKDKRILALVKAFLKAGILTELGENKSTTTGTPQGGILSPLLANIALSVLDEYLMEPWKSSGSMSSEGRRGYRRRKGLPTWRLVRYADDFVVLVHGTEHDTQVVREDVAKVLKPIGLRLSPAKTQIAHLSDGFDFLGFRIRWRRKRGTDKWHVYTFIADRPIRSLKAKIRALTHRKSQQDLGSVLIRLNQIMRGWANYFKHAVAKDRFSALHQFVWWRLIRMLQVRHRWSWKDVRRHFTTPTGRWLPITATGGTELFDIAKVAVTRYRWRSNNIPNPWNSPI, from the coding sequence ATGCCGAAAGACGCGCTGCCGAATGGCAGCGCCAGCGTCCTGGCCCCGGTGGGGTCGTGGTCGCGGGTATCGGAGATGCAGGCCAAACTTCACCGTTGGGCGGCGGCTGATCCTGGCCGTCGGTTCGACGACCTGTTCAACTTCGTGCATGACCCGGTCACGCTGCTCGTGGCATTCGATCGGGTTGCGGACAACCGCGGGGCACGCACTCCCGGCGTGGACGGCCTAACAGTCACCGACGTCGAGGAGCGCATCGGTGTTCCGGGGTTCCTGGACGACCTGCGAACCTCCCTGAAGGATGGTTCGTTCCGGCCTTTGCCGGTGCGGGAACGTAAGATCCCCAAACCGGGTGGGTCAGGAAAGGTCCGCGCCCTCGGGATTCCGACGGTGAGCGACCGGGTCGTGCAGGCAGCGCTGAAACTCGTGCTGGAACCGATCTTCGAGGCCGGCTTCGAGCCGGTCTCCTATGGGTTCCGGCCCAACCGGCGTGCTCAGGATGCGATCGCTGAGATCCATCATTTCGGCACCCGAGGCTATCGGTGGGTGCTGGATGCGGACATCGAGGCGTGCTTCGACCGGATCGACCACACGGCCCTGATGGATCGGGTGCGTTCCCGGGTGAAGGACAAACGCATTCTGGCGCTGGTCAAAGCGTTCTTGAAAGCCGGGATCTTGACCGAGCTCGGTGAGAACAAGAGCACCACGACCGGGACGCCGCAGGGTGGCATCCTGTCTCCGCTGCTGGCCAACATCGCCTTGTCGGTGCTCGATGAGTATCTGATGGAGCCGTGGAAGAGCAGCGGGTCGATGTCGAGTGAGGGCAGGCGCGGATACCGCCGCCGCAAGGGTCTGCCGACATGGCGGCTGGTCCGCTATGCCGACGACTTCGTCGTCTTGGTCCATGGGACCGAGCACGACACGCAGGTGGTGCGCGAGGACGTCGCGAAAGTGCTGAAACCGATCGGGCTGCGGCTGTCACCGGCCAAGACCCAGATCGCGCATCTGAGCGATGGGTTCGACTTTCTGGGGTTCCGCATCCGGTGGCGCCGCAAGAGGGGAACCGATAAGTGGCACGTCTATACCTTCATCGCCGACCGGCCCATCCGGTCGTTGAAGGCCAAGATCCGTGCCCTGACCCATAGGAAGTCACAACAAGACCTGGGATCCGTGCTGATCAGGCTCAACCAGATCATGCGCGGCTGGGCCAACTACTTCAAGCATGCCGTGGCCAAGGACCGGTTCTCCGCACTTCACCAGTTCGTGTGGTGGAGGCTGATCCGGATGCTGCAGGTCCGGCACCGCTGGAGTTGGAAGGACGTCCGACGTCATTTCACCACCCCAACCGGGAGGTGGCTGCCCATCACGGCGACGGGCGGGACCGAGTTGTTCGACATCGCCAAGGTGGCGGTGACCCGCTACCGCTGGCGGAGCAACAACATCCCCAATCCCTGGAATTCACCCATATGA